Genomic window (Marinobacter fonticola):
TCTTAACAGCTACGACCGGTTTGCGGTACCGGCCTTTACGCCGGTTTTGCTGAATTTGGTCATGATCGGGGCGGCGGTCTTCCTGTCTCCACTGATGCAGACGCCGATCATGGCGCTGGCCTGGGGCGTTTTTATTGCGGGGGCGATTCAGTTGTTTTTTCAGCTGCCGTTCCTCATGCGTTTGGGGCTGATGCCGCGCCCGCGCGTGGATTATCGTCACGAAGGTGTAAACCGTGTGCTGAAGCTGATGGCGCCGGCTCTGTTCGGCGTTTCCGTTAGTCAGATCAATCTCTTATTGGACACGGTGCTGGCCTCGTTTCTGCAAACCGGGAGTGTCTCCTGGCTCTATTACTCGGATCGTCTCTCGGAGTTGCCGCTCGGGGTATTCGGGGTGGCCATCGGTACGGTGATTTTGCCTAACCTGTCGCGTAAGCATGCCGCAGAGCGACCTGAGCATTTTGCGAAGACGATCGACTGGGCCATTCGTGCCGTTCTGCTCATCGGCGTTCCGGCTGCCGTGGCGCTGGTGCTTTTGGCTGAGCCGCTAATTGCCACCCTTTTCCACTATGGCGAAGTGACAGGCCGGGATGTCGTCATGTCCGCACAGAGTCTGCGGGCCTACTCGGTTGGTCTGATGGCGTTCATGTTGATCAAGGTGCTGGCCCCCGGATTTTTTGCCCGTCAGGATACGCGCACGCCGGTGAAGATTGGCGTCATCGCCATGGTGGCCAATATGGTATTCAATTTGGCGTTGGTATTTCCGCTGGCCCACGCCGGTCTTGCGCTGGCGACCTCTTTGTCTGCATGGCTTAACGCGGCGTTGCTATGGCGAGGGCTGAAGCGTCAGGGCGCCTGGAAGGTTCAGCCTCAGTGGGTGCGGTTTTTGGTTCAGCTGGGGCTGGCAAACGGCGCTTTGGCTGTGGTTATTGTCTTGTTGAACGTGCCGGGTGAGGCCTGGTTCGAGATGACTGGGCTGCAGCGTGCTGCAAAAATGGCGATTCTGGTGGGCGCCGGGGTGGCTGTTTATTTTGCCGTTCTGGCGATTGCCGGCGTGCGGGTACGGCATTTCCGGTTAAAGTAAATCAGCCGGGGCTCTGAAGGGCAGGAACCGCACCTTATCCCCCAGGTCCAGATCGTTTATAATCGCGTGTTTTCCTTAAACCACCCGCGAAGGTATGTAGTGCATGCGGCTTATTCGAGGCCTCGCCAATCTGCAATCACTAAGTGGTCGACCCGATTCGCCATTGAAAGATGGCTGTGTCGCCACCATTGGCAATTTTGATGGGGTGCATGTAGGGCATCAGACCATCATCGAGCAGGTCCACGAGCGCGCGGCCGCCGAGGGCTTGCCCAGTCTGGTGATGATTTTCGAGCCCCAGCCCCGGGAGTTTTTCCAGGGCGACGAGGCCCCGCCACGATTGACGGGTTTTCGTCAGAAGCTGAAAGCCCTGAAAGCGCAGGATGTGGATGTGGTGCTTTGCGTGCGCTTCGATGAGCGATTCCGCAGCTATTCCGCCCGAGGCTTTATCGACGACATCCTGATTGAGGGTCTGGCCGTCAGGCACTTGGTGATCGGTGACGATTTCCGCTTTGGTTGCGATCGTGCCGGCGACTTCAAGCTGCTGCAAACGGTTGGGCGAGAAGAGGGTTTCGGGGTAGAACGCACCGTAACCGTTGAGGTGGAAGGCGAGCGGGTCAGCAGTACGCGTGTACGGGAGTGCCTGCAGCGCAACGCGCTGGATGTCGCGGAAAAGTTGCTTGGCGCCCCGTATGCTATCGAAGGTCGCATTGTTTACGGGCGCCAGCTCGGTCGCGACCTGAATGCGCCCACTGCGAACATCAATCTGAAGCAGAGTGCGGCGTTGCGGGGCGTCTACGTGGTCCGCGCTACACTAGCCGATGGGCGCGTTTGTGACGGTGCTGCCAATATTGGCCTAAGGCCCACGGTTGACGGCCGGCAGCCTTCCCTGGAAGTGCACCTTTTCGACTTTGCTGGCACACTGTACGGTCAGCGGATGCGGGTGGAATTTCGCCATCCGCTGCGGGACGAGATCAAGTTTGATTCCGTCGATGCACTGAAAGCCCAGATTCACCAGGATTTTGCAGATGCGCGAGCCTGGCTGGCAGCGCACTGACCCCTGACGAAAGCATCCTTCTCCAAGATTCACCATTGACTGACAGAGCACTATGAGCGATTACAAGCATACCCTGAACCTGCCGGAAACCGGGTTTCCGATGCGCGGTAATCTCGCTAAGCGCGAGCCCGAAATGCTCCAGAAATGGCAGGATGCTGATATTTACGGAAAGCTGCGTAAGTCCCGCGAGGGCCGTGATCGCTTTATACTCCACGACGGTCCTCCATACGCAAACGGCAGCATTCACATTGGTCATGCGGTCAATAAAATTCTCAAGGATATGATCGTCAAATCCCGTAGTTTTATGGGTTATGACGCGCCTTACGTGCCGGGCTGGGACTGTCATGGCTTGCCTATCGAGCACAAAGTCGAGCAGGAAATCGGTAAGGCCGGGGGCAAGGTGGATTACAAAACCTTCCGTCAGGCTTGCCGAGACTATGCAGCCAAGCAGGTCGAAGGGCAAAAGGCAGACTTCATCCGTCTGGGTGTGTTCGGCTCCTGGGATAAGCCCTACCTGACCATGGACGCCAAGGTCGAAGCCGATATTATCCGTGCGCTTGGTCGTATCGTCGAAAACGGTCACTTGGTGCGGGGTTACAAGCCGGTGTACTGGAGTGTGGTCGGTCAGTCCGCGCTGGCAGAGGCTGAGGTGGAATACCAGGATAAAACCTCAACCCAGATCGATGTGCGTTTCACGGCGGTGGATCAGGCTGGTGTTCTGTCCCTGTTCGGTGAGTCGGGCGGCGAAGGCCCGGTGTCGGTGGTGATCTGGACGACGACGCCGTGGACCATGCCCGCCAACCAGGCGGTATCGCTTAATGCTGAGCTCGACTATGCGCTGGTTCAGTTGGATGCCGGCAATGGGCGTGAGCGTATGGTGCTGGCGGCCGATATGGTCGACGACATCATGGGCCGCTGGTCCGTGGAAGATTACCAGGTGCTTGGTACGTGCAGCGGTCAGTCGCTGGAACACCGGAAGCTCCAGCACCCGCTCTACGACAAGCAGGTGCCGATCGTCCTTGGCGACCACGTCACCACCGATGCCGGTACAGGGGCAGTTCACACCGCGCCGGATCACGGTATTGAGGACTTCACCGTCGGTAAGGAATACGGCATCGATACCCTGAACCTGGTTCAGGCGGACGGTACCTATACCTCCGCAGCCGGTGAGTTTGCCGGTATGCACGTGTACAAGGTGGACGACCCGATCTCCGATGCGCTGGAGCGGGTGGGCAAGCTCGTACGCAAGGAAAAGTTCCAGCACAGTTATCCGCATTGCTGGCGCACCAAGACGCCGCTGATCTACCGCGCAACGCCGCAGTGGTTTATCAGCATGGATGTCAAAGGCCTGAAAGCGGACGCGCTTGAGGCCATTGAGGGCGTTCGCTGGGTTCCGGCCTGGGGTCGGAACCGTATCGAAGCCATGGTTGAGCAGTCGCCGGACTGGTGTATCTCACGTCAGCGGACCTGGGGTGTACCCATTGCTCTGTTCATCCACAAAGAGACTCAGGAGCTGCATCCCAATACGCCGGAACTCATCGAAGCTGTCGCCAAGCAAATCGAAGAGGGCGGCATCGATGCTTGGTACGAACTGGACGCCGCCTCTCTGATTGGCAGTGACGCCGAACACTACGACAAAGTCACGGATACACTGGATGTCTGGTTCGATTCAGGCGTGACTCACGCGTCCGTTCTACAAAAGCGTGACGACCTCGGTCAGTTCCCGGCGGATATGTACCTGGAAGGGTCCGATCAGCATCGGGGCTGGTTCCAGTCCTCGCTTAAAACGTCAATCGCTATCAACGGCGTGGCGCCTTATAAGCAGGTCCTGACGCACGGTTTCACTGTCGATGGCAAAGGACGCAAGATGTCCAAGTCGCTGGGCAACGTCATCGCTCCCCAGGAAGTCATGAACGAGCTGGGTGCCGATATACTGCGTCTGTGGGTTGCGGCGACGGACTATAGCGGCGAGATGACGGTGTCCAAAGACATCCTCAAGCAAACCGCTGATGGTTATCGTCGGATCCGTAACACAGCACGTTTCCTGCTCAGCAACCTCAACGGTTTCGATCCGTCCAAGCATGCGGTGGCTCCGGAGGAAATGCTGGCGCTGGATCGCTGGATGGTAGATCGCGCCCTGACAATGCAGCAAGAGCTGAGTGAGGATTACGCCAATTACGCGTTCCTCAAGGTGTACCAGAAGATCTACAACTTCTGCGAGGCGACTCTGGGTGGGTTTTACCTGGATATCATCAAGGACCGTCAGTACACCACGCAAACGGATAGCCTGGCGCGCCGCTCTTGCCAGACCGCGCTTTATCACGTTGCTGAAGCCCTCGTGTGTTGGATTGCACCGATCCTGAGCTTCACCGCCGATGAAATCTGGCAGCACCTGCCGGGTGAGCGCGGTGAGAGCGTGTTCCTGGAAGACTGGTATGCCGGTTTGACGGCGCTGCCGGCGGACACCGACATGGGGCGTGACTATTGGGAGCGTATTCAGGAGGTCAAGGAGGCCGTCAACAAATGCCTCGAAGACGCACGAAATCGCGGGGTAATCAAAGGTTCGCTCAGTGCCGAAGTCACGCTTTACTGTGACGGCAGCTTGAAATCGGATCTGGAATCTCTGGGCGAGGAACTTCGCTTCGTACTGATTACCTCGGAAGCGCGAGTGGCACCTGTTTCTGAGGCCGGCAGTGCCGAAGTCACGAATTACGAAGGTCTACGCGTGGGCGTTGTGCCGGCCGAGCACGCAAAGTGCGACCGTTGCTGGCACCATCGAGCTGACGTGGGTAGGCACCCTGAGCACCCCAAACTCTGTGGCCGCTGTATCGATAATATCGATGGACAGGGTGAGGCGAGGGCGTTTGCCTGATGATGGCGGATACGAAGAGCGCTGAAATGGCTCGGTCACCCTTGAATTGGCTGTGGTTAGCGGCCGTTATTATTGCGCTTGACCTCGGCACGAAGGCCCTGGCTTCGAGTATGTTGAGCTACGGCGAGCCCGTGCCGGTGCTGCCGTTCTTCAACTTCACATTGCTTCACAACACCGGTGCTGCATTCAGCTTTTTGGCGGGTGAAGCCGGATGGCAGCGCTGGTTCTTCGTGGGCCTTGCGGCAGTTGTCTCGGTGGTGCTGGTGCGCTGGCTTGCAGCGTTGAAGGCCGGTGAACGTTGGGCGGCCGCGGCGATTACGTTGATCCTGGGCGGTGCGATCGGCAATGTTTACGATCGCGTCGTGCACGGCTACGTTGTGGATTTCCTGCATTTTTACTGGAATCAATATCACTTTCCGGCCTTTAATATCGCCGACACGGCGATCACAATCGGTGCCATCATGATGGTGGTGGACCTTTTTCGTAAGCCGCAGGAGCAGAGAGATTGACGATGAACACGCTTCCAATCGATACAGGGACCCGTGTTACGCTGCATTTCGCACTGAAACTGGAAGATGGTAGCGAGATCGATTCGACCTTCGATAAGGCGCCGGCCACCCTGGAAATCGGGGACGGTAATCTACCGGAAAATTTTGAGTCTTATCTGCTTGGTTTGACCGTCGGCGAGCGCAAGACGTTTGAGGTGCCGCCGGAAAAAGGATTTGGCCAGCACAATCCTTCAAACATCCAGACGTTCAAACGCTCCGAGTTTGGTCCGGATATGGTACTCGAGCCCGGTGCCGTTATTTCGTTTGCCGACGCCCGCCAGGGAGAATTGCCCGGGATCGTGCACCATGTTGAAGGTGATCAGGTCGAGGTCGATTTTAACCACCCCCTTTCAGGGCGTACACTGACGTTTGAGGTCGAGATTGTCAGCGTGGACGCCGCGCAGACAGCACACTGACGCCAAAGAAGCGACTCCCGAGCCGCTTCTTCCAGAAACAGTAGGACAAGCAATGCAGATTCGACTGGCCAATCCCCGCGGCTTCTGTGCCGGTGTAGACCGGGCAATCGAGATCGTCAACCGGGCGCTCGACGTCTTCGGTGCGCCGATTTACGTACGTCACGAAGTCGTGCACAACAAGTTTGTCGTCAGCAATCTGCGTGATCGCGGGGCTATCTTCGTCGACGAGCTGGACGAAGTGCCGGACGACCACCTGGTCATCTTCAGTGCTCATGGTGTTTCCCAGGCGGTGAAAAACGAAGCCGAGCGCCGTGGGCTTAAAGTCTTCGACGCGACGTGTCCGCTGGTTACCAAAGTGCACATGGAAGTCATGCGCTACAGTCGCGACGGGCACGAGTGCATCCTCATTGGCCATCAGGGCCACCCCGAGGTGGAAGGCACCATGGGCCAGTATGATCGCGGTAATGGCGGTGATATCTACCTGGTGGAAGACGAGGCCGATGTCCAGCGCCTGCAGGTTAAGGATCCATCGCGCTTGGCGTATGTCACCCAGACCACGCTCTCGATGGACGATACTGCCCGCGTGATCGACGCCCTGCGCG
Coding sequences:
- the murJ gene encoding murein biosynthesis integral membrane protein MurJ yields the protein MASDPVPPKTPEPAPKAPGLLRSSGVVGSMTMLSRVLGLVRDMVIARYFGAGAGADAFFVAFKIPNFLRRLFAEGAFAQAFVPVLSSYRHTQSLSDVRQLVNAVAGTLGLVLLGVTLIAVIGAPVLTSVFAPGFTDDPEKFALASDMLRITFPYLLLISLTAFAGAILNSYDRFAVPAFTPVLLNLVMIGAAVFLSPLMQTPIMALAWGVFIAGAIQLFFQLPFLMRLGLMPRPRVDYRHEGVNRVLKLMAPALFGVSVSQINLLLDTVLASFLQTGSVSWLYYSDRLSELPLGVFGVAIGTVILPNLSRKHAAERPEHFAKTIDWAIRAVLLIGVPAAVALVLLAEPLIATLFHYGEVTGRDVVMSAQSLRAYSVGLMAFMLIKVLAPGFFARQDTRTPVKIGVIAMVANMVFNLALVFPLAHAGLALATSLSAWLNAALLWRGLKRQGAWKVQPQWVRFLVQLGLANGALAVVIVLLNVPGEAWFEMTGLQRAAKMAILVGAGVAVYFAVLAIAGVRVRHFRLK
- the ribF gene encoding bifunctional riboflavin kinase/FAD synthetase, with the translated sequence MRLIRGLANLQSLSGRPDSPLKDGCVATIGNFDGVHVGHQTIIEQVHERAAAEGLPSLVMIFEPQPREFFQGDEAPPRLTGFRQKLKALKAQDVDVVLCVRFDERFRSYSARGFIDDILIEGLAVRHLVIGDDFRFGCDRAGDFKLLQTVGREEGFGVERTVTVEVEGERVSSTRVRECLQRNALDVAEKLLGAPYAIEGRIVYGRQLGRDLNAPTANINLKQSAALRGVYVVRATLADGRVCDGAANIGLRPTVDGRQPSLEVHLFDFAGTLYGQRMRVEFRHPLRDEIKFDSVDALKAQIHQDFADARAWLAAH
- the ileS gene encoding isoleucine--tRNA ligase, yielding MSDYKHTLNLPETGFPMRGNLAKREPEMLQKWQDADIYGKLRKSREGRDRFILHDGPPYANGSIHIGHAVNKILKDMIVKSRSFMGYDAPYVPGWDCHGLPIEHKVEQEIGKAGGKVDYKTFRQACRDYAAKQVEGQKADFIRLGVFGSWDKPYLTMDAKVEADIIRALGRIVENGHLVRGYKPVYWSVVGQSALAEAEVEYQDKTSTQIDVRFTAVDQAGVLSLFGESGGEGPVSVVIWTTTPWTMPANQAVSLNAELDYALVQLDAGNGRERMVLAADMVDDIMGRWSVEDYQVLGTCSGQSLEHRKLQHPLYDKQVPIVLGDHVTTDAGTGAVHTAPDHGIEDFTVGKEYGIDTLNLVQADGTYTSAAGEFAGMHVYKVDDPISDALERVGKLVRKEKFQHSYPHCWRTKTPLIYRATPQWFISMDVKGLKADALEAIEGVRWVPAWGRNRIEAMVEQSPDWCISRQRTWGVPIALFIHKETQELHPNTPELIEAVAKQIEEGGIDAWYELDAASLIGSDAEHYDKVTDTLDVWFDSGVTHASVLQKRDDLGQFPADMYLEGSDQHRGWFQSSLKTSIAINGVAPYKQVLTHGFTVDGKGRKMSKSLGNVIAPQEVMNELGADILRLWVAATDYSGEMTVSKDILKQTADGYRRIRNTARFLLSNLNGFDPSKHAVAPEEMLALDRWMVDRALTMQQELSEDYANYAFLKVYQKIYNFCEATLGGFYLDIIKDRQYTTQTDSLARRSCQTALYHVAEALVCWIAPILSFTADEIWQHLPGERGESVFLEDWYAGLTALPADTDMGRDYWERIQEVKEAVNKCLEDARNRGVIKGSLSAEVTLYCDGSLKSDLESLGEELRFVLITSEARVAPVSEAGSAEVTNYEGLRVGVVPAEHAKCDRCWHHRADVGRHPEHPKLCGRCIDNIDGQGEARAFA
- the lspA gene encoding signal peptidase II, with translation MADTKSAEMARSPLNWLWLAAVIIALDLGTKALASSMLSYGEPVPVLPFFNFTLLHNTGAAFSFLAGEAGWQRWFFVGLAAVVSVVLVRWLAALKAGERWAAAAITLILGGAIGNVYDRVVHGYVVDFLHFYWNQYHFPAFNIADTAITIGAIMMVVDLFRKPQEQRD
- the fkpB gene encoding FKBP-type peptidyl-prolyl cis-trans isomerase, with translation MNTLPIDTGTRVTLHFALKLEDGSEIDSTFDKAPATLEIGDGNLPENFESYLLGLTVGERKTFEVPPEKGFGQHNPSNIQTFKRSEFGPDMVLEPGAVISFADARQGELPGIVHHVEGDQVEVDFNHPLSGRTLTFEVEIVSVDAAQTAH
- the ispH gene encoding 4-hydroxy-3-methylbut-2-enyl diphosphate reductase gives rise to the protein MQIRLANPRGFCAGVDRAIEIVNRALDVFGAPIYVRHEVVHNKFVVSNLRDRGAIFVDELDEVPDDHLVIFSAHGVSQAVKNEAERRGLKVFDATCPLVTKVHMEVMRYSRDGHECILIGHQGHPEVEGTMGQYDRGNGGDIYLVEDEADVQRLQVKDPSRLAYVTQTTLSMDDTARVIDALREKFPDIQGPRKDDICYATQNRQDAVKQLAGGCDLMLVVGSPNSSNSNRLRELAERMGTPAYLIDDAGQIDPTWLASRKSVGVTAGASAPEVLVHDVIARLRELGCDAPEEIAGREENIVFSMPRELRIPTAQID